The candidate division KSB1 bacterium genome contains the following window.
AGCGAATCCTGACCTGGTTTGAAAAGCATCTTGGAAGAGGTAAGCCAACTGAATTGACTGCGAAGTAGTTCGTAGTTCAAGGTTTAGTTTGAAAACAACCAGCCTGAAGGCTGGACTACAAGCAAAAATCATGAGCCAAATAAAAACCACCAACCTCCGTTTTGAAGCAACCCAAAGCTCAGGGGAAGTCAGCGCGATTCTCATGCGGCCCGAAAATGCGCGCTGGCTTTTAGTTTTAGGGCACGGCGCAGGAGCCGGTATGCGGCACAGTTTTATGGAGGCTGCGGCACAGCAACTTGCCCAAAATGGCATTGCGACGTTCCGCTACCAATTTCCATATATCGAGCAAGGCAAGAAAAGTCCAAACCCGCTACCCATTCTCATGAAAACAGTGCGTTCGGCTGTTGCGGCCGCTTCGAAAGCAACTGGCGACTTACCATTGGTTGTCGGCGGTAAATCTCTCGGCGGTCGTATGACGTCATCAACCGC
Protein-coding sequences here:
- a CDS encoding dienelactone hydrolase family protein, with amino-acid sequence MSQIKTTNLRFEATQSSGEVSAILMRPENARWLLVLGHGAGAGMRHSFMEAAAQQLAQNGIATFRYQFPYIEQGKKSPNPLPILMKTVRSAVAAASKATGDLPLVVGGKSLGGRMTSSTAAQEPLPGVSGIVFFGFPLHAPGRPSNDRAAHLYDVHLPMLFLQGTRDKLADLEFLKPVCDKLGTQATLHTIEWADHGFHVPKKSGRTDEEVIEELGKTAGEWIAKLG